In the Neospora caninum Liverpool complete genome, chromosome Ia genome, one interval contains:
- a CDS encoding putative ribokinase yields MALDTPATSLAARDPLDLSTSRDAALAARSTVRKVKSPNLVVLGGANRDVNLRVRALPLAGETVAAEKAVIYHGGKGANQAVQAALLMRRDCGDPAVNDEASKKKHLTQTGGKVALICKLGDDDTGEAYRRYLEGVGIDMTGVLTAQGEPTGCAYVTVAEDAENTIVFDPGANACLTAEDIRNPRITELIQNAKIFVCENGIRPDVVVTALKLAKSSPEKVLTVFTPAPVASVPLEAFAYADYVVVNENEARQMYNLAPVTKTQDSAGNVFEERESSDDEWPSLGAGGASASVFPSPAALRAKLIQLGQKATTVQGPESGAGSESGEQTRVSGERIRAECNVIVTQGKDGCTVIRQKESGHRRVSIQHLEQKRRVPPEQVVDTVGAGDAFCGALAYFLGEEELSVNEAIEKAGIVASFSVQKRGANESYAGRETLRGTVF; encoded by the exons ATGGCACTCGACACCCCAGCCACGTCACTCGCCGCGCGGGACCCGCTCGACTTGTCGACTtcgcgagacgccgcgctgGCGGCGCGTTCAACGGTGAGGAAAGTGAAGAGCCCGAACCTTGTCGTGCTGGGCGGCGCGAACCGCGACGTCAACCTCCGCGTACGGGCCTTGCCTTTGGCCGGCGAGACGGTCGCTGCCGAGAAGGCGGTGATCTACCACGGCGGCAAGGGCGCAAACCAGGCCGTCCAGGCTGCGTTGCTGATGAGACGCGACTGCGGAGACCCCGCCGTGAACGACGAAGCCTCAAAAAAGAAACACCTGACGCAAACAGGCGGCAAAGTTGCGCTGATCTGCAAGCTCGGAGACGACGACACTGGCGAGGCGTACCGGCGCTACCTGGAAGGAGTGGGGATTGACATGACTGGCGTGCTGACTGCACAGGGAGAACCCACGGGCTGCGCGTATGTCACAGTCGCTGAAGACGCCGAAAACACCATCGTGTTCGACCCGGGAGCGAACGCCTGTCTGACTGCTGAAGATATCCGCAACCCGAGAATCACTGA GTTGATCCAGAACGCGAAGATTTTTGTTTGCGAGAACGGGATTCGACCGGACGTGGTTGTGACTGCGCTGAAGCTGGCGAAGAGCTCGCCAGAGAAGGTTCTGACTGTCTTCACCCCTGCGCCTGTCGCGAGTGTCCCCCTGGAAGCCTTTGCGTACGCGGACTACGTCGTGGTGAACGAGAACGAAGCACGCCAAATGTACAACTTGGCGCCGGTCACCAAAACGCAGGACTCAGCCGGGAACGTGTTTGAGGAGCGGGAGTCGTCGGACGACGAATGGCCGTCGCTGGGAGCAGGAGGCGCCAGCGCAAGCGTCTTCCCTTCGCCGGCTGCTCTAAGAGCCAAGTTGATTCAGCTGGGCCAGAAGGCGACAACTGTACAAGGTCCGGAGAGCGGCGCTGGAAGCGAGTCCGGCGAGCAGACGCGCGTTAGCGGCGAGCGGATCCGGGCCGAGTGCAACGTGATTGTCACGCAGGGCAAAGACGGATGCACCGTGATTCGACAGAAGGAGTCTGGCCACCGTCGGGTGTCTATACAGCACCTTGAGCAAAAACGACGCGTTCCGCCGGAACAGGTAGTCGACACAGTCGGAGCAGGAGATGCGTTCTGTGGGGCCCTCGCGTACTTTTTGGGGGAGGAGGAACTCAGCGTAAACGAAGCAATTGAAAAGGCGGGAATCGTCGCCAGCTTCTCCGTCCAGAAGAGGGGTGCGAACGAGAGCTACGCGGGCCGAGAGACGCTCCGGGGGACCGTCTTTTAG